A genome region from Penaeus vannamei isolate JL-2024 chromosome 20, ASM4276789v1, whole genome shotgun sequence includes the following:
- the LOC113827451 gene encoding LIM and calponin homology domains-containing protein 1 isoform X23 produces the protein MPGNVRNTGQNDSHRTPITSAARTKSLDCLADKSDKTSEYVPSRITRTQPKIKADAMQFVKTGPAGLYKSATEQIKKAEAVKAMRKHLIAEEEDWQQQPSSSSSQSKSPYDEDTDWQTNLDKWKSSRRKRNEDALERVIEIKKNEQEEELNRTRRKSKTFSEMQEEKNKRGRRYNLVVHDDDNNDLADLGLSTVKSSGSLYDGQEDNDVKDLDQDNKDAKSDAGFCTGSDTGSDGVFAEDNISDTSSALGDKKETHDSLLDTGVSKEEEPRINGHGSSLTSDILNTNNANLYTEEYTYDKAIEGYKQYAENTAKKRTSSITSLNSNTSFTKEDERKDERPRLNGRSPSPAKSNKLEEKLNFFTKEMVKESRTSPEPRVIMREKSPKVDVGKRRSMFEMGEPLISQSEREQKQANRRSLEVPGSLRNKVASFENLDMDTPKVRGMTPNIETNLKSKVKSFENLDTETTKVRGVTPTRDTKFREKLASFAAADTESQTVRKKTPERDVNFHKKLASFTSIENGEEEKCVERKTIPLRDPTLKNKIASFEQLEQAAEAYSQPPREEPMKNRDRSVSLENLDEPPPVKEVGDEIQGEIEEPVNEPHYQTLEEVREEVSANVEPAPAPPSPPQQVASKPPPVIEPPEVLDVTWTDGPSQAAPPCVPPPPPPPDDDSDDDASDQPQGLPEQAEDEPFTRENSTRRIKKELWRRRSDFLGTSSQYIEEEPTVKPPPDLSELLRQEREAERIMAESQRARTPIQETLSKAEIARREKEIIESLERSEQLKQQQQQQQLQYTWQDHMAEETTMTEEQKQLSEHLEYQVAQTESTSSESDIDIQVATNVPVTSANIPTTSQSVMDSKELETMETSSQSPDETFEALPISSKDTVDSVETKAEMLETHVIEPNTTVAKVLPTQTQMEVEAENNVQPESSQQYTDLLESHYSTLDYSSDSVASTGSHPDPYKKLAELEEEMMRHDQDMLQRAGKLAPASTISNDAQPAHIPPPTMYASQEGAPVPSPQAPQTAENNNYSNYQPPAPQLPIQEFYTAPTYEPTPPSSLAPAEGVASPGQKAVSPPTGSPSQYSTLASPHPFTRSHSQSSIGAPPIHPPLQGIRSSPTGSPRDPAPEPLPRKKKLPPPPPSKPHQISGDSTERSEAIRLSRMPTSNPNSVSPQPQEIQGEAVSPSGQQMSKQTLLALSAIPKPRLTDNESWITKKKPESQRRDYSKHWLHQEAEQRRLEQQDRVNRQQQARAPAPKTLPPQSVSPQQPPHPQTTSYLPTYPPQNASPTYSSYPQALKNPSPIQSNNNNNNNNMWRNQATTYQPHMPTQAPNGDKALPDSIIHNITQRVNNKNSKNTYSNTNGRLGNTYGNNNYRDENYHDYMNADALSAPSTHTPLYQSGMGPSQQPPFNSQSQDHSSGQDQRLLSVSGKKKCSHCSEELGRGAAMIIESLRLFYHIPCFKCCVCGIQLGNGSAGADVRVRNHKLHCHNCYSNDEGMKFSKV, from the exons ATGCCGGGCAACGTGCGAAACACCGGGCAGAATGACTCGCACAGGACGCCCATCACCTCTGCCGCCCGCACCAAATCTCTCGACTGCTTGGCCGACAAATCT GATAAAACAAGTGAGTATGTTCCTTCGAGGATCACGAGGACGCAGCCCAAGATCAAGGCGGACGCTATGCAGTTCGTGAAG ACCGGGCCGGCGGGGCTGTACAAGTCGGCGACGGAGCAGATCAAGAAGGCCGAGGCCGTGAAGGCGATGAGGAAGCACCTGATCGCCGAGGAAGAGGACTGGCAGCAG cagccctcctcctcttcctcccagtcCAAGAGCCCGTACGATGAGGACACAGATTGGCAAACG AACTTGGACAAATGGAAAAGCTCGCGGAGAAAGAGGAACGAGGACGCGCTCGAGAGAGTCATCGAGATCAAGAAgaacgagcaggaggaggagctgaaCAGGACGCGGCGTAAGAGCAAGACCTTCAGTGAAATGCAGGAGGAAAA GAACAAAAGAGGTCGAAGGTACAACCTTGTGGTGCATGACGACGACAACAATGACCTGGCTGACCTCGGGCTGTCCACAGTCAAGAGCAGCGGCTCCCTCTACGACGGTCAGGAAGACAACGACGTCAAGGACCTGGACCAGGACAACAAGGACGCCAAGAGCGACGCAGGATTCTGCACGGGTTCGGACACCGGCAGCGACGGGGTGTTCGCCGAGGACAACATCAGCGACACCTCCTCGGCACTC ggagacaagaaagaaactCACGATTCGCTCCTGGATACTGGGGTTTCAAAGGAAGAGGAGCCGAGGATCAACGGACACGGATCCAGCCTGACTTCGGACATCCTCAATACCAACAATGCGAACTTGTACACAGAGGAGTACACTTACGACAAAGCCATTGAGGGATATAAACAGTATGCAGAGAATACTGCCAAGAAGCGCACGTCCAGCATCACGAGTCTGAACAGTAACACGAGCTTCAcgaaagaggacgagagaaaggacgagagaccTCGCCTCAACGGTCGCTCTCCAAGCCCTGCCAAGAGCAACAAGCTGGAGGAAAAACTCAACTTCTTCACCAAGGAGATGGTCAAGGAATCTCGCACGAGCCCTGAGCCCAGAGTCATCATGCGAGAGAAGTCACCAAAGGTTGACGTTGGGAAGAGAAGATCCATGTTCGAGATGGGCGAGCCGCTGAtcagccagagcgagagagaacagaagCAGGCCAACAGGAGGTCTTTGGAAGTCCCCGGATCTCTGCGGAACAAGGTTGCATCGTTCGAGAACCTGGATATGGACACCCCGAAAGTTCGAGGAATGACTCCAAACATTGAGACGAACTTGAAGAGTAAAGTCAAATCCTTTGAGAACCTTGACACAGAGACAACCAAGGTCCGTGGGGTGACGCCTACGAGAGACACCAAATTCCGCGAGAAGCTGGCATCCTTTGCAGCTGCTGACACAGAATCTCAGACAGTCAGAAAGAAGACTCCGGAAAGAGACGTCAACTTCCACAAGAAACTTGCATCCTTTACAAGCATCGAAAACGGTGAAGAAGAGAAGTGCGTTGAGAGGAAGACCATCCCTCTGCGCGACCCAACACTGAAAAACAAGATTGCCTCTTTCGAACAGCTGGAACAGGCTGCTGAAGCCTATTCTCAGCCTCCACGTGAAGAACCAATGAAAAATAGGGACCGGTCTGTCAGCCTGGAAAACCTGGACGAACCCCCGCCGGTCAAGGAG GTTGGTGATGAAATCCAGGGCGAGATTGAGGAGCCTGTAAATGAACCTCACTACCAGACCctagaggaggtaagggaggaagttAGTGCAAACGTAGAGCCAGCACCAGCTCCACCATCGCCTCCTCAACAGGTTGCATCAAAGCCACCACCTGTCATTGAGCCTCCGGAG GTGCTAGACGTGACGTGGACGGACGGCCCCTCCCAGGCGGCCCCACCCtgcgtgccccctcccccccctccccctgatgaCGATTCTGACGACGATGCATCAGATCAGCCACAGGGTCTACCAGAGCAGGCGGAG GATGAGCCTTTTACCCGGGAGAACTCAACCCGCCGCATCAAGAAGGAACtctggaggaggaggtcagacTTCTTGGGCACATCCTCACAATATATTGAAGAAG AACCAACTGTTAAGCCTCCCCCAGACCTCAGTGAGCTTCTGAGGCAGGAGCGTGAGGCAGAACGCATCATGGCTGAGTCGCAGCGTGCCAGGACTCCCATCCAAGAG ACACTAAGCAAAGCAGAAATTGCTCGCCGTGAGAAGGAAATAATTGAAAGTCTGGAGCGCTCAGAGCAGctgaaacagcagcagcagcagcaacaattgCAGTATACTTGGCAAGATCACATGGCAGAGGAAACAACAATGACAGAGGAACAAAAGCAATTAAGCGAACACTTAGAATACCAGGTG GCCCAGACTGAGTCAACGTCCTCAGAATCGGATATAGACATCCAGGTTGCCACGAATGTCCCAGTAACCTCTGCTAACATCCCCACAACCTCTCAATCTGTTATGGACTCTAAAGAACTGGAGACCATGGAAACAAGTTCTCAAAGTCCAGATGAAACTTTTGAagcccttcccatttcctctaaAGACACTGTTGACAGTGTGGAAACAAAAGCAGAAATGCTTGAAACCCATGTCATTGAGCCAAATACTACTGTTGCTAAAGTTCTTCCAACTCAAACCCAAATGGAAGTTGAAGCAGAAAATAATGTGCAACCTGAATCTAGCCAGCAGTACACAGATCTCTTGGAGTCCCACTACAGTACTCTGGACTACAGTAGCGACTCAGTTGCTTCAACTGGCTCACATCCTGACCCGTATAAG AAATTGGCTGAACTGGAGGAAGAAATGATGAGGCATGACCAGGACATGCTTCAACGGGCAGGCAAGCTGGCACCAGCCTCAACAATCAGCAATGATGCCCAGCCTGCCCACATTCCTCCCCCTACCATGTATGCCTCCCAAGAAGGAGCACCTGTGCCCTCACCACAGGCACCTCAAACAGCTGAAAACAATAACTACAGCAATTACCAGCCACCAGCACCACAGCTTCCCATCCAGGAGTTCTACACAGCCCCCACATATGAGCCAACACCACCCAGCAGCCTGGCACCAGCTGAGGGAGTGGCCAGCCCAGGACAGAAAGCTGTGTCTCCACCTACCGGGTCACCCTCTCAGTATAGCACACTGGCCTCTCCCCACCCATTCACCCGGTCTCACTCCCAGTCCAGCATTGGGGCTCCGCCCATTCACCCTCCTCTTCAGGGTATTAGGTCGTCCCCCACAGGCTCTCCCCGTGATCCCGCTCCAGAGCCCCTCCCCAGGAAGAAGAAGTTACCACCGCCTCCTCCCAGCAAGCCCCACCAAATTTCTGGAGATTCTACAGAACGTTCTGAAGCAATAAG ATTGAGCCGAATGCCCacaagcaaccccaacagtgtcTCACCACAGCCACAGGAAATCCAAGGAGAGGCTGTATCCCCATCAGGTCAGCAGATGTCCAAACAGACTCTCCTAGCGCTCTCTGCCATCCCGAAGCCTCGGCTCACAGATAATGAAAGCTGGATCACCAAGAAGAAACCAGAGTCGCAAAGAAGAGATTACAGTAAACATTGGCTTCACCAG GAGGCAGAACAGAGAAGACTGGAACAGCAAGACAGAGTCAACCGCCAGCAGCAGGCACGTGCCCCAGCCCCAAAGACTCTGCCACCTCAGTCAGTCTCCCCACAGCAGCCACCTCACCCACAGACCACCAGCTACCTTCCTACTTACCCACCTCAGAATGCAAGTCCTACTTACTCCAGCTACCCTCAAGCCCTCAAGAATCCATCACCAATCcagagcaataataacaacaacaacaacaacatgtggAGAAATCAAGCCACTACATATCAGCCACACATGCCCACCCAGGCACCCAATGGCGACAAAGCTCTTCCTGACTCCATTATCCATAACATAACACAGAGagtcaataataaaaacagcaagaaTACTTACTCCAATACTAATGGAAG ACTAGGAAACACCTACGGCAATAACAACTACCGTGATGAGAACTATCATGACTACATGAATGCTGATGCTCTAAGTGCTCCTTCCACCCACACTCCCCTCTACCAGTCTGGCATGGGGCCAAGCCAGCAGCCTCCATTCAACTCTCAGTCGCAGGACCATTCGAGTGGACAAGATCAGAGGCTGCTCAGTGTCTCGGGGAAAAAGAAGTGTTCGCATTGCTCAGAGGAACTGG GTCGAGGAGCTGCCATGATCATTGAAAGTTTGCGACTCTTCTATCATATTCCTTGCTtcaagtgttgtgtgtgtggcataCAATTAGGCAATGGGTCAGCAGGTGCTGATGTGCGAGTACGCAATCACAAGCTGCACTGCCATAACTGTTACTCAAATGATGAAG GAATGAAATTCAGCAAGGTATAG
- the LOC113827451 gene encoding uncharacterized protein isoform X22 has protein sequence MPGNVRNTGQNDSHRTPITSAARTKSLDCLADKSDKTSEYVPSRITRTQPKIKADAMQFVKPPSNFAHNRWQRSQTGPAGLYKSATEQIKKAEAVKAMRKHLIAEEEDWQQQPSSSSSQSKSPYDEDTDWQTNLDKWKSSRRKRNEDALERVIEIKKNEQEEELNRTRRKSKTFSEMQEEKNKRGRRYNLVVHDDDNNDLADLGLSTVKSSGSLYDGQEDNDVKDLDQDNKDAKSDAGFCTGSDTGSDGVFAEDNISDTSSALGDKKETHDSLLDTGVSKEEEPRINGHGSSLTSDILNTNNANLYTEEYTYDKAIEGYKQYAENTAKKRTSSITSLNSNTSFTKEDERKDERPRLNGRSPSPAKSNKLEEKLNFFTKEMVKESRTSPEPRVIMREKSPKVDVGKRRSMFEMGEPLISQSEREQKQANRRSLEVPGSLRNKVASFENLDMDTPKVRGMTPNIETNLKSKVKSFENLDTETTKVRGVTPTRDTKFREKLASFAAADTESQTVRKKTPERDVNFHKKLASFTSIENGEEEKCVERKTIPLRDPTLKNKIASFEQLEQAAEAYSQPPREEPMKNRDRSVSLENLDEPPPVKEVMRPAVSMGNMGLMRRAPSTPYMVVDLDKTGVEEESCIREKRPVVSDEQESAGARDQAKRSTIYETIEKCQVVRDVESAPMFSIFQYLSPEVNAQVFEIASKLEETPLLGSPTLRDPSVPLPEPPVQEQDSFEGAKPYTDEDINEVISDYEQVGSVYEEASEHVENIYENITEEPVYENIYEKVGDEIQGEIEEPVNEPHYQTLEEVREEVSANVEPAPAPPSPPQQVASKPPPVIEPPEDEPFTRENSTRRIKKELWRRRSDFLGTSSQYIEEEPTVKPPPDLSELLRQEREAERIMAESQRARTPIQETLSKAEIARREKEIIESLERSEQLKQQQQQQQLQYTWQDHMAEETTMTEEQKQLSEHLEYQVKLAELEEEMMRHDQDMLQRAGKLAPASTISNDAQPAHIPPPTMYASQEGAPVPSPQAPQTAENNNYSNYQPPAPQLPIQEFYTAPTYEPTPPSSLAPAEGVASPGQKAVSPPTGSPSQYSTLASPHPFTRSHSQSSIGAPPIHPPLQGIRSSPTGSPRDPAPEPLPRKKKLPPPPPSKPHQISGDSTERSEAIRLSRMPTSNPNSVSPQPQEIQGEAVSPSGQQMSKQTLLALSAIPKPRLTDNESWITKKKPESQRRDYSKHWLHQEAEQRRLEQQDRVNRQQQARAPAPKTLPPQSVSPQQPPHPQTTSYLPTYPPQNASPTYSSYPQALKNPSPIQSNNNNNNNNMWRNQATTYQPHMPTQAPNGDKALPDSIIHNITQRVNNKNSKNTYSNTNGRLGNTYGNNNYRDENYHDYMNADALSAPSTHTPLYQSGMGPSQQPPFNSQSQDHSSGQDQRLLSVSGKKKCSHCSEELGRGAAMIIESLRLFYHIPCFKCCVCGIQLGNGSAGADVRVRNHKLHCHNCYSNDEGMKFSKV, from the exons ATGCCGGGCAACGTGCGAAACACCGGGCAGAATGACTCGCACAGGACGCCCATCACCTCTGCCGCCCGCACCAAATCTCTCGACTGCTTGGCCGACAAATCT GATAAAACAAGTGAGTATGTTCCTTCGAGGATCACGAGGACGCAGCCCAAGATCAAGGCGGACGCTATGCAGTTCGTGAAG CCTCCTTCAAACTTTGCACACAATCGGTGGCAGCGCTCTCAG ACCGGGCCGGCGGGGCTGTACAAGTCGGCGACGGAGCAGATCAAGAAGGCCGAGGCCGTGAAGGCGATGAGGAAGCACCTGATCGCCGAGGAAGAGGACTGGCAGCAG cagccctcctcctcttcctcccagtcCAAGAGCCCGTACGATGAGGACACAGATTGGCAAACG AACTTGGACAAATGGAAAAGCTCGCGGAGAAAGAGGAACGAGGACGCGCTCGAGAGAGTCATCGAGATCAAGAAgaacgagcaggaggaggagctgaaCAGGACGCGGCGTAAGAGCAAGACCTTCAGTGAAATGCAGGAGGAAAA GAACAAAAGAGGTCGAAGGTACAACCTTGTGGTGCATGACGACGACAACAATGACCTGGCTGACCTCGGGCTGTCCACAGTCAAGAGCAGCGGCTCCCTCTACGACGGTCAGGAAGACAACGACGTCAAGGACCTGGACCAGGACAACAAGGACGCCAAGAGCGACGCAGGATTCTGCACGGGTTCGGACACCGGCAGCGACGGGGTGTTCGCCGAGGACAACATCAGCGACACCTCCTCGGCACTC ggagacaagaaagaaactCACGATTCGCTCCTGGATACTGGGGTTTCAAAGGAAGAGGAGCCGAGGATCAACGGACACGGATCCAGCCTGACTTCGGACATCCTCAATACCAACAATGCGAACTTGTACACAGAGGAGTACACTTACGACAAAGCCATTGAGGGATATAAACAGTATGCAGAGAATACTGCCAAGAAGCGCACGTCCAGCATCACGAGTCTGAACAGTAACACGAGCTTCAcgaaagaggacgagagaaaggacgagagaccTCGCCTCAACGGTCGCTCTCCAAGCCCTGCCAAGAGCAACAAGCTGGAGGAAAAACTCAACTTCTTCACCAAGGAGATGGTCAAGGAATCTCGCACGAGCCCTGAGCCCAGAGTCATCATGCGAGAGAAGTCACCAAAGGTTGACGTTGGGAAGAGAAGATCCATGTTCGAGATGGGCGAGCCGCTGAtcagccagagcgagagagaacagaagCAGGCCAACAGGAGGTCTTTGGAAGTCCCCGGATCTCTGCGGAACAAGGTTGCATCGTTCGAGAACCTGGATATGGACACCCCGAAAGTTCGAGGAATGACTCCAAACATTGAGACGAACTTGAAGAGTAAAGTCAAATCCTTTGAGAACCTTGACACAGAGACAACCAAGGTCCGTGGGGTGACGCCTACGAGAGACACCAAATTCCGCGAGAAGCTGGCATCCTTTGCAGCTGCTGACACAGAATCTCAGACAGTCAGAAAGAAGACTCCGGAAAGAGACGTCAACTTCCACAAGAAACTTGCATCCTTTACAAGCATCGAAAACGGTGAAGAAGAGAAGTGCGTTGAGAGGAAGACCATCCCTCTGCGCGACCCAACACTGAAAAACAAGATTGCCTCTTTCGAACAGCTGGAACAGGCTGCTGAAGCCTATTCTCAGCCTCCACGTGAAGAACCAATGAAAAATAGGGACCGGTCTGTCAGCCTGGAAAACCTGGACGAACCCCCGCCGGTCAAGGAGGTAATGCGGCCTGCAGTTTCAATGGGCAACATGGGGCTCATGAGACGGGCTCCCTCGACCCCGTACATGGTGGTGGATCTAGACAaaacgggggtggaggaggagtctTGTATCAGGGAAAAGAGACCTGTGGTGAGTGATGAGCAAGAATCAGCCGGTGCTCGGGACCAAGCCAAGCGCTCTACCATCTACGAAACTATAGAGAAGTGCCAAGTGGTTCGTGACGTTGAGTCTGCTCCAATGTTTTCCATTTTCCAGTACCTCAGCCCAGAG GTGAATGCCCAGGTCTTTGAGATTGCCTCAAAGCTAGAGGAAACTCCTCTCTTGGGCTCACCCACCCTCAGAGACCCCTCCGTTCCCCTGCCAGAGCCCCCCGTGCAGGAGCAAGACTCCTTCGAAGGAGCTAAACCCTATACTGATGAAGATATTAATGAG GTTATCAGTGATTATGAACAAGTTGGCAGTGTTTATGAAGAAGCTTCTGAGCATgttgaaaatatatatgagaatatcaCAGAGGAGCCTGTGtatgaaaacatatatgaaaAG GTTGGTGATGAAATCCAGGGCGAGATTGAGGAGCCTGTAAATGAACCTCACTACCAGACCctagaggaggtaagggaggaagttAGTGCAAACGTAGAGCCAGCACCAGCTCCACCATCGCCTCCTCAACAGGTTGCATCAAAGCCACCACCTGTCATTGAGCCTCCGGAG GATGAGCCTTTTACCCGGGAGAACTCAACCCGCCGCATCAAGAAGGAACtctggaggaggaggtcagacTTCTTGGGCACATCCTCACAATATATTGAAGAAG AACCAACTGTTAAGCCTCCCCCAGACCTCAGTGAGCTTCTGAGGCAGGAGCGTGAGGCAGAACGCATCATGGCTGAGTCGCAGCGTGCCAGGACTCCCATCCAAGAG ACACTAAGCAAAGCAGAAATTGCTCGCCGTGAGAAGGAAATAATTGAAAGTCTGGAGCGCTCAGAGCAGctgaaacagcagcagcagcagcaacaattgCAGTATACTTGGCAAGATCACATGGCAGAGGAAACAACAATGACAGAGGAACAAAAGCAATTAAGCGAACACTTAGAATACCAGGTG AAATTGGCTGAACTGGAGGAAGAAATGATGAGGCATGACCAGGACATGCTTCAACGGGCAGGCAAGCTGGCACCAGCCTCAACAATCAGCAATGATGCCCAGCCTGCCCACATTCCTCCCCCTACCATGTATGCCTCCCAAGAAGGAGCACCTGTGCCCTCACCACAGGCACCTCAAACAGCTGAAAACAATAACTACAGCAATTACCAGCCACCAGCACCACAGCTTCCCATCCAGGAGTTCTACACAGCCCCCACATATGAGCCAACACCACCCAGCAGCCTGGCACCAGCTGAGGGAGTGGCCAGCCCAGGACAGAAAGCTGTGTCTCCACCTACCGGGTCACCCTCTCAGTATAGCACACTGGCCTCTCCCCACCCATTCACCCGGTCTCACTCCCAGTCCAGCATTGGGGCTCCGCCCATTCACCCTCCTCTTCAGGGTATTAGGTCGTCCCCCACAGGCTCTCCCCGTGATCCCGCTCCAGAGCCCCTCCCCAGGAAGAAGAAGTTACCACCGCCTCCTCCCAGCAAGCCCCACCAAATTTCTGGAGATTCTACAGAACGTTCTGAAGCAATAAG ATTGAGCCGAATGCCCacaagcaaccccaacagtgtcTCACCACAGCCACAGGAAATCCAAGGAGAGGCTGTATCCCCATCAGGTCAGCAGATGTCCAAACAGACTCTCCTAGCGCTCTCTGCCATCCCGAAGCCTCGGCTCACAGATAATGAAAGCTGGATCACCAAGAAGAAACCAGAGTCGCAAAGAAGAGATTACAGTAAACATTGGCTTCACCAG GAGGCAGAACAGAGAAGACTGGAACAGCAAGACAGAGTCAACCGCCAGCAGCAGGCACGTGCCCCAGCCCCAAAGACTCTGCCACCTCAGTCAGTCTCCCCACAGCAGCCACCTCACCCACAGACCACCAGCTACCTTCCTACTTACCCACCTCAGAATGCAAGTCCTACTTACTCCAGCTACCCTCAAGCCCTCAAGAATCCATCACCAATCcagagcaataataacaacaacaacaacaacatgtggAGAAATCAAGCCACTACATATCAGCCACACATGCCCACCCAGGCACCCAATGGCGACAAAGCTCTTCCTGACTCCATTATCCATAACATAACACAGAGagtcaataataaaaacagcaagaaTACTTACTCCAATACTAATGGAAG ACTAGGAAACACCTACGGCAATAACAACTACCGTGATGAGAACTATCATGACTACATGAATGCTGATGCTCTAAGTGCTCCTTCCACCCACACTCCCCTCTACCAGTCTGGCATGGGGCCAAGCCAGCAGCCTCCATTCAACTCTCAGTCGCAGGACCATTCGAGTGGACAAGATCAGAGGCTGCTCAGTGTCTCGGGGAAAAAGAAGTGTTCGCATTGCTCAGAGGAACTGG GTCGAGGAGCTGCCATGATCATTGAAAGTTTGCGACTCTTCTATCATATTCCTTGCTtcaagtgttgtgtgtgtggcataCAATTAGGCAATGGGTCAGCAGGTGCTGATGTGCGAGTACGCAATCACAAGCTGCACTGCCATAACTGTTACTCAAATGATGAAG GAATGAAATTCAGCAAGGTATAG